The following are encoded together in the Cicer arietinum cultivar CDC Frontier isolate Library 1 chromosome 2, Cicar.CDCFrontier_v2.0, whole genome shotgun sequence genome:
- the LOC101500814 gene encoding uncharacterized protein gives MGTKKKSAKKIELEEDAADASITLISDDDDEANKDLSLEIVQKALLSRATNPQNDAVLNVPTVIAASKVQLKEKKKKKKKKKLESEIETVNVVEVEEEEKEDVEKIKAPEKEQHGEAETGMVDPSDNVVLRVTGSDSISEEIKTHKKKKKKKKPESEIQTVNAAIVENEEEKESVETIEVPEKVGPVEAEIGVVDTNDNVVLRKLLRGPRYFDPPSDSVWGTCFNCGEEGHASFNCTVAKRKKPCFVCGSLIHNVKKCTMARYCSKCKIVGHRTKDCDQEKHTWGSNSKSLTICLRCGNSGHDMFLCKNNYSQDDLKEIQCYVCKNFGHLCCVNTTDATPNEFSCYKCGQMGHIGLACSRLQTENTTNAATPSSCYKCGEKGHFARECSSSVKTNSRWQPETTDPATPSSCYRCGEEGHFSRECSSSVKVGNRKHKLSSTETPRFQKENSYMGYRSAPHESGEASKKIRPHEEESDIKTPKKSKYKGGWMTEHPGEFSTSNSKREIWRSPVSPHTKNHFFNNGSLSSKSFKMRNDHDYDGTPNSGGSARSFHHRYSASRFGNASSDGFERIYNRW, from the exons ATGGGAACCAAAAAGAAATCAGCAAAGAAGATAGAGCTCGAAGAGGATGCGGCGGATGCGTCAATCACACTAATCAGTGATGACGACGATGAAGCAAACAAGGATCTCAGCCTCGAGATTGTTCAAAAAGCGCTCCTCAGTCGTGCAACAAATCCCCAAAACGACGCCGTATTGAATGTACCAACAGTTATCGCCGCATCCAAAGTtcaattgaaggagaagaagaagaagaagaaaaagaagaagcttGAGTCTGAAATTGAAACTGTAAAT GTTGTTgaggttgaagaagaagaaaaggaagATGTAGAGAAAATCAAAGCTCCAGAGAAAGAGCAACATGGCGAAGCAGAAACAGGCATGGTTGATCCGAGCGACAATGTTGTTCTGC GAGTCACTGGTTCCGACTCGATTAGTGAGGAGATTAAGACtcataaaaagaagaagaaaaagaaaaagcctGAATCTGAGATTCAAACTGTTAAT GCTGCAATAgttgaaaatgaagaagaaaaggaaTCTGTAGAGACAATTGAAGTCCCGGAGAAAGTAGGGCCCGTTGAAGCAGAAATAGGGGTGGTTGATACTAATGACAATGTTGTTCTGCGTAAGCTGCTT CGTGGTCCGAGGTATTTTGATCCTCCATCAGATAGTGTTTGGGGAACATGCTTTAATTGCGGTGAAGAAGGCCATGCTTCTTTCAACTGTACAGTTGCTAAACGCAAGAAGCCTTGCTTTGTATGTGGCAGTTTGATTCATAATGTCAAAAAATGCACCATG GCACGATATTGCTCTAAGTGCAAGATAGTTGGTCACCGGACTAAAGACTGTGATCAAGAGAAGCACACTTGGGGTTCTAATTCTAAAAGCTTGACAATATGCTTGAGATGTGGGAATTCTGGGCATGATATGTTTTTGTGCAAAAATAATTATTCGCAGGATGATCTAAAG GAAATTCAATGCTATGTCTGCAAGAATTTTGGCCACTTATGCTGTGTCAACACAACAGATGCTACACCAAACGAATTTTCTTGCTACAAATGTGGTCAAATGGGTCATATTGGTTTG GCATGTTCAAGGTTGCAAACTGAGAACACCACCAATGCAGCCACTCCTAGTTCATGCTACAAGTGCGGGGAAAAAGGACATTTTGCCCGAGAGTGCTCAAGTTCTGTTAAG ACAAATTCAAGGTGGCAACCTGAGACCACTGATCCAGCCACACCTAGTTCATGCTATAGGTGCGGTGAAGAAGGACATTTTTCTCGAGAATGCTCAAGTTCTGTTAAG GTAGGCAACAGGAAACATAAATTATCAAGTACAGAAACCCCAAGATTTCAGAAAGAGAATAGCTACATGGGATATAGGTCTGCTCCACATGAGAGTGGCGAGGCTAGTAAAAAGATAAGACCTCATGAAGAAGAAAGTGACATTAAAACACCAAAGAAGTCAAAGTATAAAGGTGGTTGGATGACAGAGCATCCTGGTGAATTCTCTACTTCAAATTCCAAAAGGGAAATTTGGCGATCTCCAGTATCACCACATactaaaaatcacttttttaataATGGTAGTCTCAGTTCTAAGTCTTTTAAGATGAGGAATGATCATGATTATGATGGAACCCCAAATTCTGGAGGATCAGCCAGGTCTTTTCATCACAGATACTCAGCTTCAAGGTTTGGCAACGCGAGTAGTGATGGTTTTGAGAGAATTTACAACAGATGGTAG